The sequence below is a genomic window from Melioribacteraceae bacterium.
TTAGGAATACTCCTGGAATTGCCGTCGGTGAGATACAGATCCATAATATCCAAATTGCTGTCGCGCAAAATTATTTTCAGTTCTATAAGAGGATTCATCTCAGCAATTTTTGAAATATATGGCAGGTTCTGGGCCGAATCACCGCACCAGTCTTCTGTTATTACCATCCAGATATGGGGTGTATCGATTTTTAATATTGAGTTTTTTAGCTCCTCGTTTACGTTATAGGTCCGGTAGATCCTGTTACTACGCTGAAGATTTAATTTTGTGACATCATATTTTTCGTTATTCCTAAAAGTCTTGTCATCAATTTTATTCTGGGTTAATTCCATAAAATTCTTGTAAGAAATCCCCGACTGTTCTATTCTATTTAATAATTTTTTTTCTATCACAACATCTCCCGGTAAATTGTGATGATTAGATAATTCTGAACATTAAAGGATTCATACGGAGTGTACTTTATTTTATAAGCAAGTGTAGTCTGGAATGAACAACAAGAAGCGAAAATGTTGTAAAACCTCATATTATACTGGTTTTTCAATGGCATACAAATTGACTTTTTATTATCGAACTTGATAAAGAGGTGGGTCATGAAAAAGCTAATGTCATTAATAGTCATAATTCTTCTGGTTGCTTTCACAGAGAATGAAGCAAAACCAAGATATAACTCTATATCAATCGGTATGTTCTACTCCTCATTAAGCCCTTACGGTGAATGGATCGAATTTGACGCAGGAATTATCGGTTGGCGCCCGAATTCGGTACATTCTTACTGGCGCCCGTATTCAATCGGAAGGTGGAGCTGGACAAAATACGGCTGGTATTGGGATTCATACGAGCCATTCGGATGGGCAACATATCATTACGGCAGATGGTTCTATGACGAATATTACGGCTGGATCTGGATTCCTGATAATGTATGGGGTCCTTCATGGGTAGAGTGGAGATATGACGACGATTATATCGGCTGGGCTCCGCTTCCACCATATGCACAGTTCAGAATGGGAATAGGTATTCATTTCTCAATCCGATGGAATTCGCACCATTCTTACTGGAATTTTGTGACATTCAGCCGTTTCAATAGCCACAGGTTACATTACTATATCCTGGATCAAAGCAGAAATTATAAGATCTTCTCAAGAACCAAATACAGAAATAATTATTATTCCGATCGGGACAGGGTAATCAATGGAGGTATCGACAGGGATTTTGTTGAAAGAAGGGGAGGTTACAGGATTGGTGAAAGAGATGTTTATAATCTGAATGATTTTGAAAAGTACGACCGTTCAAGAAAATCCGGCGGTGAAAGAATCTATTCTTACAGACCTGATGAACGTGAAGTTGAAAAGAACAGAGATATTTCCAAAATAGAGATTAAAAGGAGCGAAAGGAGACTCTCTATAGAAAATGAAAACTCCGCAGGAAGCGATAGAGACTCAAAGGATACTAAAATAATAAACGAACGAACCGGTGAAAGAAAAGATGTTTACGGGGATAATAGAATTCAAAACGGGAGAACCAGTGATAGAGAGATCGTTAAAGATTCTCCGGTTAGAAAAACTGTTCCCGAAGTAAGTAAGGAGGATGTAAGGAGAAGTGAAGAGAGAAAAGAGATAAACAGGGAAAACATTTTCAGGAATGAGAGTTCCCGTAGTAAAGAGGTTGCACCTCAAAGAGAAGTTAAAAGAGAAGTGGAATCGAGAAGCAGCAGGAATGAAAGCGTTAATAGGACTATTGAAAATCCTGCGAAGAGAACAGAAAGCAGGGAAAGAAAATCGGAAGAAAGAAGGCCGGATAGAAGCAATACAGAACGAAGAAGATAGCTAATAGACTGAATCAAAAATCAAAAGCCCGATCAAATTGATCGGGCTTTTTTTTAGAGCCCTTCTTCGCTTATAAACAAAGTTAAAATTGCCATTGCAGCCGTTCCAAGCTGCATTTCTCTCGGATGAACTGTTTCGAATGTATCATTGGCAGAATGATGAAGATCCATATAGCGCTGGTCGTCCGGCACATAACCGAAAAGAGCCCGGGCATTTCTGATCTGAGAAATATCCGCACCGCTTCCTCCCGGTTTAATCCAGTCAATATGCGCTTTATTTAGAACCGGCAGCCAGTTTTGTAGTTTTTTTACTGTGGCAGAATCTGTCGTTACATAAAATCCTCTGGGTGTAAAAACACCCCTGTCGGATTCAATGGCTGCAATATGTTTAACCTTAGCTGTATCTGAGTATTTGCCGTATTCAATTGCTCCTCTCAAACCGTTCTCTTCGTTGATAAATAATACTGTCCGGATAGTCCTCTTAGGTTTGATCCCAAGCCTCAAAAAAAGATCCGGAATTTCCATTGTCTGAAGACACGGGGCACCGTCGTCATGTGCGCCACAACCTTTATCCCAGCTGTCGAAATGTCCACCAACTACTATAATTTCATTAGGGTATTCAATTCCTCGTATTTCACCGATCAGATTGTACGAATCAGCATCGGGGAAATTCTCGCAATTCATTTTAATTGTGATTTTTAGGTTGGGTTCTTCTTTAATTGCCTTGCTTAAAAAATCGGCATCAATTACTCCAAGAGCTGAATGCGGAATTCTTTCAATTGCAGAGTCGTAAGAAACTACTCCTGTATGAGGAACGTTATCTTTAGCTGATGTGACAGAACGGATTACAGAAGCCACCGCACCGAATCTGGCTGCTTCAATTGCTCCCCGCGTTCGCTGATCAACTGCTTTTCCGTATCCTTCAAATGTATTAACCAGACTGTTATCGAAAGGGCGATTGAAGAAAACAATTTTACCTCTTACTTTGTCTCCCGCATCCTTCAGTTCCTGAAAATTTTTTACTTCAATCACTTCGGCCGTAATCCCGGATTCCGGAGTTCCTATGCTACCCCCAAGCGAAACAATGTTCAGTCTTCTTCCCTGATATTTTTTTGAAAAGGAGATTATTGCAGTTTCAATGTCATTTCTTAACCACTTAGGGACTTTTACCGGTTGGAGCCATACTGAATCAAAACCCGATTCCTCCATTTTCTTTTTAGCCCAATGGATCGCTTTGATCGAATTTTCTGAACCGCTGAGGCGGGGTCCGATTTCACAAAGTTCTTTCAACCATTCATAACCTTTTTGTTCAAGAAGTGAACTGCTGATTATTGAATCAGCCAGTTTTGAATAATCAACAGATTGGCTTTGTGCAGAAATCCTGCTTCCGGTTAATGCTGCTACGAAATAGAAAAAGAATGATGCCAAGAATAGATTTTTCACATTTTACTCTTGAGTTTTATTTGAATTGAGGAACAAATTAGCGGAGGGGATTATTAAAATCAATTACTAATAACAAAAAACCCCCTTAAAGGGGGTTCTTAAAAAGCTATCTTGCTTTAATTTTTTTCTCTTTGACCAGTTTAGCAATCTGTGAAGTCCCGTTCTTAGAGATTGTTCTTAATGCGCTGGCCGATACTTTAACAGTCACAAATTTATTCAATTCTTTTACCCAGATTCTCTTTTTCTGAAGATTAGGTAAAAATCTTCTTTTACTTTTATTGTGAGCATGAGAGATACTGTGACCACTAACCGGACCGATACCAGTAACCTGACATTTACGAGCCATTATTTCCTCTTTTTTCGAATTTTCAAGTACCAAATGTATAAAAAAAATATTAAAACGAAAAATTTTTGTCGAAAAAACATAAAAAAAGCGGCCAAATGCCGCTTTTTTAAAAATAAGGCGGGATTTATCCACGGCTCCCGAGTTCTTTATCGAGCATATAAAGCGCGGCTTTATTATCGCCGATAAGTTTGAATTTATGAACAATCTGTTCTACTGATGCAACTTCCTCAACCTGTTCATCAACAAACCATTGCAGGAAATTATTGGTCGCATGATCTTTTTCTGATTGAGCAAGATTGACTAGATCATTTATTCTGTTTGTAATATAAACTTCATGTTTAGCTGCTTCATCAAAAGCCTCGAGAGGAGATTTCCATTCAGTTTTCGGCTTCTCCAGAGATTCGAGAGTAACTCTCTTGCCGACTTCTGTTATAAAGTGAAAGAATTTCATGGCATGTTCATATTCTTCGGCTGATTGTTTTTTCATCCAAGCAGCAAAACCGCCCCAATTTTCCGCTTCGAAATAAGCAGACATTGAAAGATAGAGATAGGAAGAGAAGATCTCTGCGTTTATTTGGTCATTTAATGCTTTTTGCATTTTTTCTGATATCATTTTTAACCTCTTAATTAATGTGATTAATTGTCCGAAAATTATCTAATTTCAACTGATATTACAACATTCATTTTGGTAAATAAGTTTATTTTTCGAAAAATTAAATGCAGAAGTATTTTAAACGAAAGAAAGAATTATTTTTATATCGGATAATTCAGAAATAATATGAAAACAGGAAGTTTGATTAATAGGATTTTCAGATGGATAAAATCGGGGCTAATGGTACTTTTAATATTTGTCCTGTTTAATATTTTTCTGATTCTCTTCTTCAGGTTTATTGATCCGGCCAGCACTGCTTTCATGTACTTAAATATAGAAAATCCTTTTCTCACATTAATTGATGATGATATTCAGTACAGTCCTACCGGAATAAGTAAAATATCGGTCTATGCACCGCTTGCGGTTATAGCTTCTGAGGACCAGAAATTTTTTGACCACTTCGGATTCGACTTTCAGCAGATCGAAAAAGCTCTGAAAGAGAACACCTACCGCAAGAGGAAACGGGGAGCCAGTACAATTACGATGCAGGTAGCCAAGAACCTTTTCTTAGTCTCCGAAAGAAACCTGATCCGTAAAGGATTCGAAGCTTATTATACTTTACTTATAGAATTACTATGGAGTAAAAAACGAATTATTGAAACATATTTGAATATTGCCGAGTTGGGGCAGGGAATATATGGGATTAAAGCCGCATCAAGAAAATTCTATAAAAAAGACCCGATTAAAATATCACAATCCGAAGCTGCTACAATTGCTGCTGTATTACCAAATCCTAAGAAAAGAAATCCTTCCAGACCAAGCAGATATGTTATTGCAAGAAGAGGGGAGATAATTAGACAGATGAACCTTATCGGCGGGACAGCTTTTATTAAATCAAATATCTATTAGAATTTACTTAGTACTTTTTATTATTTCCACACATTTTAGAAGTACTTGAAATACATTCGAACCTTCAAGAATAGGCGAACTGTACTTGTAATCCTGGTTATCAGAATTTATCTGGTAATTGTAACTTTTAATAACATTTTTTTTATTGTCATAAAAAATTATCTGATGAATACTGTATCGCTTTAAAACTTTGTTAAGTAAGAAATAAGTCTTTGTTTTATAGATCTTAAGATCTATTCCCTCCATTGTTATTGGCGGTTCGTTCTCCTCCAAAACCCAGACATATATATCCTCACCCTTATATTTGCTGAGTCCGGTTGTGTTAATATAAATCTTGTTTTGATTCTGAGTCGCTACAGGGACCCAGTTTTCCTTGTCGGATTGGCTGAAAGATAATGATGTAAAAAAGAAATAAAAGAAAATTATATAAAGTGTATATGATATATTGAAATGATTGGAATAATTGAGGAGGATATTTCTATTCTCAGTCGGGTAAAACCATTCACTTAGTTGCAAATTGTCCTCCGAAAACTGAGTTAGCAGAAAATATAATAATCAAGAGGAGAGAGAGGGATTCGAACCCTCGGTACCCTTGCAGGTACACTTCCTTTCCAGGGAAGCCAGATCAACCACTCCTGCACCTCTCCTTGAGAAATCTGATGGCAAATATATTAATTAGAAATGAGACAAAAAAATTTAAGTTGAAGTGAGGAAAAATGGGGAAACTAATCAATTAATTTTATTATTTTTCGTCGCCTTATTGATCATCATTAATGAATAGGAAAGGTGGCAGAGTGGTTGAATGCGGCGGTCTCGAAAAATGAGTAAACCCATCTATTAAGCAATTCTTGAGAATTTTCTACAGACTAAATCCTTTAGCATAATTAAAAAAGAACTTTGAAGGAGAATAAAATATGTTTCTTTCAAAGAGACCTAATGGTATTTGGTACATCATTTATCAGGATTCATCCGGCAAGAGATGTATGAAATCCACGCGGACTAAATACAAACCGATTGCTGAAAAGCATTTGAGAATTTTTGAACATAGTTTATTAGACCGGCAACTACAAAAAACCATTCCGATTACTTTATTTGAATTCAGATGGAAATATTTGATCTATTCTGAATCAATTCACACTCCCAAAACAAATAAGTGTTTTAAAACTTCATTCAAATTCTTAATGAATTATTTTGGAAATATACCATTGACAGATCTTACAAGCTCGAGGATTGAAGACTATTTAAGATATCGAATTCATAGTTCCTCATTATTCGCGGCCAGGAGAGATTTTATAAACCTTTCCAGTGCATTTAGTAAAGCTGTCCGGGATGAATACCTGGAATCTAATCCTTTCAGGAAAATCAAACGGATTAAGATCCCGGAACGGCTGCCTTTATTTTATTCTGATCAAGATATTGAGAAATTGATCGCTGCGGTAGAGGACAATGATCTAAGAGACCTGATTATATTCGATTTGAACACCGGATTAAGACTTGGTGAAATAATGAATCTTGAGTGGCACCAGATTGATTTTGAGAATAAATTATTAATCCTTTCAAATAGAACCTTCATTACAAAGTCAAAGAAGATCCGGACAATTCCCCTAAATCATACAGCTCTTGAAATTGCACTGAGAAGAAAAGAGACTACCTCTGGGAATTTGGTTTTTACATATCGAAGTAAAATCCTAAACGAAAATACTTTTTCCTGGTTAATGAAGAGACAAGTAAAAAAAGCCGGTATAAATATCAAGCTGAATTTCCACTCATTAAGGCACACATTCGCGAGTCGGCTGGTCCAGAAGGGAGTATCAATTTACATCGTGTCAAAATTATTAGGTCATGCTGATATTAAAACAACACAGATCTATGCACACTTGAGAACAGATGATCTAAGGAATTCTGTGAATTTATTGGATAGTTAGAGGATGTTTGAGTATGCACTAAGCTGTAAGTATTGTAAGTACAATAATTAACAATGGTCTAAGAAATCGATTGAGGGGATAAAATGCTTTGTACACCATTCATTAAGGATCTGTTATTAGTTTTTTTAGAAAAGGAATTTACCGCACCCAGGTACATAGTAAATTATATGATTAAAAGTAAGTTTGATGAATTAATAAAACAGGGATATTCAACAAATAAATCTCTAGCAGAGATATCGCTTGCTACTAAATTGAGTAAGTACAAATTGTTAAAAAGAATCCAAGAGCTTGACGAAATTCAAAAGGATCCAAAGGAAAAA
It includes:
- a CDS encoding ferritin; translation: MISEKMQKALNDQINAEIFSSYLYLSMSAYFEAENWGGFAAWMKKQSAEEYEHAMKFFHFITEVGKRVTLESLEKPKTEWKSPLEAFDEAAKHEVYITNRINDLVNLAQSEKDHATNNFLQWFVDEQVEEVASVEQIVHKFKLIGDNKAALYMLDKELGSRG
- a CDS encoding tyrosine-type recombinase/integrase, which encodes MFLSKRPNGIWYIIYQDSSGKRCMKSTRTKYKPIAEKHLRIFEHSLLDRQLQKTIPITLFEFRWKYLIYSESIHTPKTNKCFKTSFKFLMNYFGNIPLTDLTSSRIEDYLRYRIHSSSLFAARRDFINLSSAFSKAVRDEYLESNPFRKIKRIKIPERLPLFYSDQDIEKLIAAVEDNDLRDLIIFDLNTGLRLGEIMNLEWHQIDFENKLLILSNRTFITKSKKIRTIPLNHTALEIALRRKETTSGNLVFTYRSKILNENTFSWLMKRQVKKAGINIKLNFHSLRHTFASRLVQKGVSIYIVSKLLGHADIKTTQIYAHLRTDDLRNSVNLLDS
- the mtgA gene encoding monofunctional biosynthetic peptidoglycan transglycosylase, producing the protein MKTGSLINRIFRWIKSGLMVLLIFVLFNIFLILFFRFIDPASTAFMYLNIENPFLTLIDDDIQYSPTGISKISVYAPLAVIASEDQKFFDHFGFDFQQIEKALKENTYRKRKRGASTITMQVAKNLFLVSERNLIRKGFEAYYTLLIELLWSKKRIIETYLNIAELGQGIYGIKAASRKFYKKDPIKISQSEAATIAAVLPNPKKRNPSRPSRYVIARRGEIIRQMNLIGGTAFIKSNIY
- a CDS encoding M28 family peptidase, with translation MKNLFLASFFFYFVAALTGSRISAQSQSVDYSKLADSIISSSLLEQKGYEWLKELCEIGPRLSGSENSIKAIHWAKKKMEESGFDSVWLQPVKVPKWLRNDIETAIISFSKKYQGRRLNIVSLGGSIGTPESGITAEVIEVKNFQELKDAGDKVRGKIVFFNRPFDNSLVNTFEGYGKAVDQRTRGAIEAARFGAVASVIRSVTSAKDNVPHTGVVSYDSAIERIPHSALGVIDADFLSKAIKEEPNLKITIKMNCENFPDADSYNLIGEIRGIEYPNEIIVVGGHFDSWDKGCGAHDDGAPCLQTMEIPDLFLRLGIKPKRTIRTVLFINEENGLRGAIEYGKYSDTAKVKHIAAIESDRGVFTPRGFYVTTDSATVKKLQNWLPVLNKAHIDWIKPGGSGADISQIRNARALFGYVPDDQRYMDLHHSANDTFETVHPREMQLGTAAMAILTLFISEEGL
- a CDS encoding thioredoxin family protein encodes the protein MIEKKLLNRIEQSGISYKNFMELTQNKIDDKTFRNNEKYDVTKLNLQRSNRIYRTYNVNEELKNSILKIDTPHIWMVITEDWCGDSAQNLPYISKIAEMNPLIELKIILRDSNLDIMDLYLTDGNSRSIPKLVAFDKDGDEIFQWGPRPKSAQKKVEDGKRSGLTKDEYLANLHSWYAENKGKDLEGEFLELLTKINFPLHS
- the rpmB gene encoding 50S ribosomal protein L28; this translates as MARKCQVTGIGPVSGHSISHAHNKSKRRFLPNLQKKRIWVKELNKFVTVKVSASALRTISKNGTSQIAKLVKEKKIKAR